A region of Pleionea litopenaei DNA encodes the following proteins:
- a CDS encoding MotA/TolQ/ExbB proton channel family protein — protein sequence MWPIVLCSVLALIICIERFWTLRRSKITPKHLVAQVWTWVKNNQLDKKKLKSLKESSPLGEILAAGIVNHSYGRETMKEAIRDAGRQAVVGLERFLNTLGTISVITPLLGLLGTVIGMIKVFTVITHQGVGDANALAGGISEALLTTAAGLTVAIPALIFHRYFERKVDELVVIMEEEALKMVEVLHGERDTVA from the coding sequence ATGTGGCCCATCGTTTTATGTTCGGTTTTGGCTTTAATTATTTGTATTGAGCGATTCTGGACTTTACGTCGTTCAAAAATTACGCCAAAGCATCTGGTTGCTCAAGTATGGACATGGGTGAAAAATAACCAGCTGGACAAGAAGAAGCTTAAGTCTTTAAAAGAATCGTCGCCATTGGGTGAAATTTTAGCTGCCGGAATTGTTAACCATTCTTATGGTCGAGAGACCATGAAAGAAGCGATTCGGGATGCAGGCCGCCAAGCCGTTGTCGGTTTGGAGCGGTTTTTAAATACATTAGGCACCATTTCAGTGATTACTCCATTGCTTGGACTGTTGGGTACCGTTATTGGAATGATTAAAGTGTTTACAGTAATTACACATCAAGGTGTTGGAGATGCTAATGCCCTGGCTGGCGGTATCTCTGAAGCGCTACTGACCACTGCTGCAGGGCTCACAGTAGCCATACCAGCACTGATTTTTCATCGTTATTTTGAGCGTAAAGTGGACGAGTTGGTGGTGATTATGGAAGAAGAAGCACTAAAAATGGTTGAAGTGCTTCATGGTGAACGCGATACGGTCGCTTAA
- a CDS encoding DNA internalization-related competence protein ComEC/Rec2 encodes MRLTAVLMLLGATSLWWLTDIFWREALVAALTCGATAGLLALFKAIQPDFGAFKVQRLVKLLLSFSAFFLAIFWSSYWLEVNLEHRWPASQQKARLTLSGQVCSIPQDKPLGTSFLLCVDNAYLNDPCRYWHQGESDFHHWVEGTVFHETANKNHALYYFGSPDQGWLSPYRLNHNLRKLSLIWYKSDIEINAGDHLTLDVSIKTPYSQRNPFTFDYERFAVTQSIDAVGTIKNLQVREPISNEWSSLSYWRQKLSQHLLKTFNESSFKGWHLALGMGFRDHLSGEQKELLQRSGVMHLIAISGLHIGLIFFFLFTLTSRVWRLNARWCQCIPAHIIGLASGLAFAFLYAVITGLELPAIRALVALAIVVAQRLWLVFWTPAQSFSMTLIILLTIEPLGVLTEGFWLTITALAIIYWFIGLRRQVRRRDWFYLQLFLSIAMSLVSAIAFGHFSVSSVFSNVVAIPLVSYVLLPLELFILLSSGINTEFAMVLVEMSDLLINRLLSYLIWLDVNLPQVLFNQLQLVVLAYLIVAALVYARLRIVSTLCLFGSNLLLLVVASFWFNDDEYLRVYTLDVGQGLSVIINHKSGRDDFWLVYDLGFANADYSTTKSVVLPLLTRQGVRSIDWLQISHNDIDHSGDQQSLEKTLNISRRARGNMLSRSASGCRQQKVQLGNITITTFSMLSSGHLLPQNKRKIVPTPYPEDAVNNGVPPSGNNASCLLNIRYFGKSLLLTGDIEKEAELTLLQQTPDYLKADFIWVPHHGSLTSSTWSFVAHTDASLGIISAGYLNRFGHPNDTVVKRFQSLQVPMLNTAETGMITLTLQPDGHYQVSKFRETHHRLWNHRYSSRNLPKSVVN; translated from the coding sequence ATGCGACTGACAGCAGTACTCATGTTGCTGGGCGCCACATCTCTATGGTGGCTTACCGATATTTTCTGGCGAGAAGCCTTGGTGGCTGCGTTAACCTGTGGTGCCACTGCTGGCTTATTGGCCCTCTTTAAGGCGATTCAGCCAGATTTTGGCGCTTTTAAAGTGCAACGCTTGGTTAAATTATTACTGAGCTTTAGTGCCTTTTTCTTGGCAATCTTCTGGTCATCGTATTGGCTTGAGGTAAACCTGGAGCATCGTTGGCCTGCAAGTCAGCAAAAAGCTCGGCTAACTTTGTCAGGGCAAGTATGTTCAATTCCGCAAGACAAACCGCTGGGGACTTCATTTTTATTATGTGTTGATAATGCTTATTTAAATGACCCATGCCGTTATTGGCACCAAGGTGAGAGCGATTTTCACCACTGGGTCGAAGGCACAGTATTTCACGAGACAGCAAATAAGAACCATGCTTTGTATTATTTCGGCTCACCAGATCAAGGCTGGCTCTCGCCGTATCGTTTGAATCACAATTTAAGAAAGCTGAGTCTTATTTGGTACAAGAGTGACATTGAAATAAATGCAGGGGATCACCTAACCCTAGACGTATCGATAAAAACGCCGTATAGCCAACGTAACCCATTCACTTTCGATTATGAGCGCTTCGCTGTTACTCAAAGCATCGATGCGGTGGGAACCATTAAGAATCTGCAAGTACGAGAGCCCATCAGCAACGAATGGAGTTCTCTTAGCTATTGGCGACAAAAATTAAGTCAACATCTACTCAAGACCTTTAATGAGTCTTCATTTAAAGGCTGGCACCTAGCATTAGGTATGGGCTTTCGGGATCATTTGTCAGGTGAGCAAAAAGAGCTTTTGCAACGTTCAGGTGTGATGCACTTGATCGCTATTTCAGGCTTACACATAGGACTCATTTTCTTCTTCTTGTTTACTCTTACTTCAAGAGTTTGGCGCTTAAATGCTCGATGGTGTCAATGTATACCGGCACACATTATTGGCTTAGCCAGTGGGCTTGCGTTTGCATTCTTATACGCAGTGATTACTGGCCTTGAGCTTCCTGCCATACGAGCACTTGTGGCGCTCGCTATTGTTGTAGCGCAGCGACTCTGGTTAGTTTTTTGGACACCAGCACAATCATTTTCTATGACGTTAATTATTTTACTGACGATTGAACCGCTTGGCGTTCTAACTGAAGGTTTTTGGCTAACGATAACGGCACTCGCGATCATTTATTGGTTCATAGGATTGCGTCGACAGGTACGTCGGCGCGATTGGTTCTATCTTCAACTTTTTCTGTCGATAGCCATGTCGTTGGTTTCTGCGATTGCTTTTGGGCATTTCAGTGTTTCTTCGGTATTTTCGAATGTTGTTGCGATTCCTTTGGTCAGTTACGTTTTGTTGCCACTGGAGTTATTCATCTTGCTGAGTAGTGGAATAAATACAGAGTTTGCAATGGTTCTTGTAGAAATGTCTGACCTACTGATTAATCGATTATTGAGCTACTTAATTTGGTTAGATGTTAATTTACCGCAGGTCTTATTTAATCAGCTACAATTAGTCGTTTTAGCCTATCTGATAGTTGCCGCATTAGTTTATGCGCGGTTAAGAATCGTCAGTACATTATGCTTGTTTGGGTCGAACTTATTACTTTTAGTCGTTGCAAGTTTCTGGTTTAACGACGACGAGTATTTGCGAGTCTATACGCTGGATGTCGGGCAAGGCCTAAGTGTGATAATTAATCATAAAAGCGGGCGAGACGACTTTTGGTTGGTTTATGATCTAGGCTTTGCTAATGCAGATTACAGCACGACAAAAAGTGTGGTGCTTCCCTTATTAACTAGGCAGGGCGTCCGTTCTATTGATTGGTTACAAATAAGTCACAATGATATCGATCATAGCGGAGATCAACAATCTTTAGAAAAAACGCTTAATATTTCTCGCAGAGCGAGAGGGAACATGCTCAGTCGATCGGCAAGTGGTTGCCGGCAACAAAAAGTACAACTTGGAAATATAACGATAACAACTTTTTCAATGCTTTCAAGCGGACACTTATTACCTCAGAACAAGCGGAAAATCGTCCCAACACCGTATCCAGAAGACGCAGTAAATAACGGAGTGCCACCCTCTGGAAACAACGCATCTTGTTTATTGAACATTCGATATTTTGGAAAGTCTTTATTGCTAACGGGTGACATTGAAAAGGAGGCCGAGTTAACATTACTACAGCAGACACCTGATTACCTGAAAGCTGACTTTATTTGGGTTCCCCATCACGGAAGTTTGACATCATCAACTTGGTCATTCGTTGCCCACACTGATGCCAGTTTGGGCATAATATCTGCGGGCTATCTAAATCGGTTTGGACACCCCAATGATACCGTAGTAAAGCGATTCCAATCGTTGCAGGTGCCCATGTTAAATACTGCTGAAACAGGAATGATTACGCTAACTTTACAGCCTGATGGTCATTATCAAGTGAGCAAATTTCGTGAAACCCATCACCGTTTATGGAACCATCGTTATTCCAGCAGAAATTTACCCAAGAGTGTGGTAAATTAG
- a CDS encoding DUF2062 domain-containing protein — protein MARKLIKKYLPDPAAVKNNRFLKIFGTAMHDPQLWHLTRYSVAHAFSLGIFCAFIPVPFQMVLAAGAAIIIRANLLLSVALVWITNPLTMPVIFGFAYYIGSLFFPESSDSFHFELSYEWLANSLGAIWQPFLLGCLVCGVFFAILGHVAIRIFWRIHVANQWKLRLLKRKNKGANLDG, from the coding sequence ATGGCGCGAAAGCTAATTAAAAAATACCTTCCGGATCCTGCGGCGGTAAAAAACAATCGTTTTCTTAAGATCTTTGGAACGGCGATGCACGATCCACAATTGTGGCATTTAACACGCTATTCAGTTGCACATGCCTTTTCTCTGGGAATTTTTTGCGCTTTCATTCCAGTCCCATTTCAAATGGTATTAGCAGCAGGCGCTGCAATTATCATCCGTGCCAATCTATTGCTATCCGTTGCCCTTGTCTGGATCACCAATCCTTTGACCATGCCGGTCATCTTTGGTTTTGCCTATTATATCGGCTCTTTGTTTTTTCCGGAGAGTTCCGACTCATTTCATTTCGAATTGAGCTACGAATGGTTGGCCAACAGTCTTGGTGCTATTTGGCAGCCTTTCCTTCTAGGGTGTTTAGTCTGCGGAGTCTTTTTTGCCATTCTTGGGCACGTTGCCATACGAATTTTCTGGCGTATTCATGTGGCAAACCAGTGGAAATTGCGACTACTAAAACGTAAAAATAAAGGCGCTAATCTTGATGGTTAG
- the lolD gene encoding lipoprotein-releasing ABC transporter ATP-binding protein LolD, producing MSNGTVISCTGLTKAYQDAGRDVAVLKGVDLTVNAGESVSIIGASGSGKSTLLHLLGGLDEATSGHVSVMGKDIQKMSALQQGQWRNQHLGFIYQFHHLLAEFTALENVAMPLLIRGEKKSHACHLASAMIEKVGLLDRESHKPSELSGGERQRIAIARALVTEPACILADEPTGNLDEENAEKVYQLMLDLNRELNTSLMVVTHDRKLAARAHRQLTIVNGVITAA from the coding sequence ATGAGTAATGGAACTGTGATCAGTTGCACCGGTTTAACCAAGGCTTATCAAGACGCTGGCCGTGACGTTGCTGTGTTAAAAGGTGTCGATCTAACGGTAAATGCGGGTGAAAGTGTATCTATTATCGGCGCCTCAGGTAGCGGAAAGAGTACTTTGTTGCATTTGCTCGGTGGGCTGGACGAAGCAACTTCAGGCCATGTGTCGGTGATGGGAAAAGACATTCAAAAAATGTCCGCATTACAGCAAGGACAATGGCGTAATCAGCATTTAGGGTTTATCTATCAATTTCACCACCTATTAGCAGAGTTTACTGCACTAGAAAACGTAGCGATGCCACTGCTTATCCGTGGAGAAAAAAAATCTCACGCCTGTCATTTGGCGTCTGCAATGATTGAAAAGGTCGGGCTTCTTGATCGAGAGTCTCATAAGCCTTCGGAGTTATCCGGCGGTGAGCGTCAACGAATTGCCATTGCTCGAGCGCTCGTCACTGAGCCTGCATGTATTCTGGCTGACGAACCTACTGGAAACCTCGACGAAGAAAATGCCGAGAAAGTCTATCAATTAATGCTCGATTTGAATCGAGAGTTGAACACCAGTTTGATGGTTGTCACTCATGATCGAAAGCTAGCGGCTAGAGCTCATCGACAGTTGACAATAGTTAATGGCGTAATTACCGCTGCTTAG
- a CDS encoding lipoprotein-releasing ABC transporter permease subunit yields the protein MKFPISWFIGLRYTRAKRKNHFISFIAIFSMLGIALGVMVLITVLSVMNGFERELRERILGTVPHVIVGERAQGVTDWKSLEQQVLQAPDVVAASPYIDSTAMFKSSYAGTEYGILQGILPEKETKVSVIEDYMISGSLNELVEGEYGVILGAAMARNLGLWRGDKVTVLVVEGSTVSPAGISPRYRRFTIQGIFETKSELDSRVAMIHIADAAKLLRKGDKVSALRIRVHDVLNAYMTSNYLRANLGEDFWVSDWNRSQGPLFRAIQMEKTMMFVLLTLIIAVAAFNIVSTMVMVVTDKQADIAILRTLGASPSTILKIFVVQGSINGVVGTIVGVISGVALATNLPAIVKFFEEKFGVSVVPGDVYFIGFLPSELNAVDVTVITAVALLMSVLATLYPAWRGSRTRPAEALKYE from the coding sequence ATGAAATTTCCCATTTCTTGGTTCATTGGTCTGAGATACACACGGGCCAAACGGAAGAATCACTTTATCTCGTTTATAGCGATATTCTCCATGCTTGGTATAGCGCTGGGCGTCATGGTGTTAATTACCGTCCTTTCTGTGATGAATGGTTTTGAGAGAGAACTTCGCGAGCGAATTCTAGGCACTGTGCCTCATGTCATAGTCGGTGAGCGAGCACAGGGCGTTACCGATTGGAAAAGCCTTGAGCAGCAGGTTTTACAAGCTCCTGACGTTGTTGCCGCTTCACCCTACATTGATTCGACTGCGATGTTCAAAAGTAGTTATGCCGGAACCGAATACGGTATTTTGCAAGGCATCTTGCCCGAGAAAGAAACGAAAGTCTCAGTGATCGAAGACTATATGATCAGTGGGTCCTTGAATGAATTGGTTGAGGGAGAATACGGGGTCATACTCGGCGCCGCGATGGCTCGTAATCTTGGGCTTTGGCGGGGAGATAAGGTGACCGTACTGGTGGTTGAAGGCTCCACAGTGTCACCGGCAGGAATTTCTCCTCGTTATCGACGTTTCACTATTCAAGGAATTTTCGAGACCAAGTCTGAGCTGGACTCTCGTGTTGCCATGATTCATATCGCTGATGCTGCAAAATTATTGCGTAAGGGCGACAAAGTCAGTGCATTGCGCATCCGAGTGCATGACGTTCTGAATGCGTATATGACGTCAAATTACCTGAGGGCAAACCTCGGCGAAGATTTTTGGGTTAGTGATTGGAATCGCTCCCAAGGGCCATTATTTAGGGCCATTCAGATGGAAAAAACCATGATGTTTGTTTTGTTAACACTCATCATCGCTGTTGCTGCTTTTAACATTGTTTCAACGATGGTTATGGTGGTTACTGACAAACAAGCCGATATAGCAATATTGCGAACTTTAGGGGCCTCGCCATCGACCATTCTTAAAATATTCGTGGTTCAAGGCAGTATTAATGGTGTGGTCGGCACTATTGTTGGCGTGATATCTGGCGTTGCTCTAGCGACTAATTTACCTGCAATTGTGAAGTTTTTTGAAGAAAAGTTCGGTGTGTCAGTGGTGCCCGGAGATGTTTATTTTATCGGGTTTTTACCCAGCGAACTTAACGCCGTTGATGTTACGGTTATTACCGCTGTAGCGCTCTTAATGAGTGTCCTCGCAACGCTTTATCCCGCATGGCGCGGTTCACGTACTCGACCTGCGGAGGCTTTGAAATATGAGTAA
- a CDS encoding PilZ domain-containing protein: MVESEERRDFFRIEDTVTMQLAPVIAGDSGEPKLPDVFLTLNQLRRLDSENSQLLRLIQDKHRDVARYLSMQNEKFELLSQMLVKQLESSFSKYNVNISGSGLKLSLEQPAEIGSEWHLTILLYPDCFGFYTKGKVSQCDQEPETGNYQIAFEFTELKQHDQDELVKHITKMQSKQLRKERLGD, encoded by the coding sequence ATGGTTGAGAGCGAAGAACGCAGAGACTTTTTTCGTATCGAAGATACGGTGACTATGCAACTCGCACCTGTAATCGCTGGTGATTCGGGTGAGCCAAAGTTACCCGATGTATTTCTAACTTTGAATCAACTTCGAAGGCTGGATAGTGAGAATTCTCAGCTATTACGCTTAATTCAAGATAAACATAGAGACGTTGCTCGCTATTTGAGCATGCAAAACGAAAAGTTTGAGTTACTTTCTCAAATGCTGGTAAAGCAATTGGAATCTAGCTTTTCTAAGTACAATGTGAATATTAGCGGAAGCGGGTTAAAGCTCTCGTTAGAACAGCCCGCCGAAATAGGTTCAGAGTGGCATTTAACGATTCTGCTCTATCCCGATTGTTTTGGCTTTTATACCAAGGGCAAAGTCAGTCAATGTGATCAGGAGCCGGAGACTGGCAACTATCAAATTGCCTTTGAGTTTACCGAATTAAAACAGCACGACCAAGACGAGTTGGTTAAGCACATTACTAAAATGCAATCAAAGCAGCTGCGCAAAGAGCGGCTTGGAGACTAA
- a CDS encoding mechanosensitive ion channel family protein: MEFLRDYLYKLQGESAWMTEIFIIVLATLILNLIWRQFHSRLFKRIIKTRTFWDDALFTALSRPVTWAIWITGISFAIESSQSNYLIELIQFKATGATEPTYINNVILIGLFGWFLTRFVHESEQHLVEYQKQKTDKEDRVDETTIYAMSKLLRVSVIITITLVVLQTMGVSISAVLAFGGIGGIAIGFAAKDLLANFFGGLMIYLDRPFAVGDWVRSPDRQIEGTVEYIGWRQTRIRTFDKRPLYIPNSIFNNIAVENPSRMSNRRIYETIGIRYDDVAQMSSIVESVKSMLREHPEIDQTQTMIVNFNAFSASSIDFFVYTFTKTTDWIKFHEIKHEILLKIAEIIAEHSAEIAFPTSTLHVNMSEPQLSGIEQSN; encoded by the coding sequence ATGGAATTTTTACGAGACTATTTATACAAATTGCAGGGTGAATCGGCATGGATGACCGAAATCTTTATTATCGTCTTAGCAACTTTGATTCTAAACCTTATTTGGCGACAGTTTCATAGTCGACTGTTCAAACGCATTATTAAAACCCGAACGTTTTGGGATGATGCTCTTTTTACGGCTCTGTCGAGACCGGTCACCTGGGCTATCTGGATCACTGGTATTTCATTTGCAATCGAATCATCACAGTCGAACTATTTGATTGAATTGATTCAATTTAAAGCCACCGGCGCAACTGAACCGACTTACATCAATAATGTTATTTTAATTGGGTTATTCGGATGGTTTTTAACTCGCTTTGTTCATGAATCAGAGCAGCATCTGGTTGAGTATCAAAAGCAGAAAACCGACAAAGAAGATAGGGTTGATGAAACCACCATTTACGCGATGAGTAAGTTATTGCGCGTGTCGGTTATTATTACGATTACTTTAGTGGTTTTGCAGACCATGGGCGTGAGTATCAGTGCTGTACTTGCATTTGGTGGTATCGGTGGTATTGCGATCGGTTTTGCCGCGAAAGATTTGTTAGCGAACTTTTTTGGCGGGCTCATGATTTACTTAGATCGTCCTTTCGCGGTGGGTGACTGGGTGCGCAGTCCCGATCGGCAAATTGAGGGAACGGTCGAATACATCGGTTGGCGACAAACTCGGATCAGAACCTTTGATAAACGTCCACTGTATATACCTAACTCGATCTTCAATAATATTGCCGTTGAAAATCCTTCACGGATGAGTAATCGAAGAATTTATGAAACGATAGGAATACGTTATGATGACGTTGCTCAAATGAGTTCTATTGTGGAATCTGTCAAAAGCATGCTCAGAGAGCACCCTGAAATCGATCAAACTCAAACTATGATAGTTAATTTCAACGCTTTCTCAGCTTCTTCTATCGACTTTTTCGTGTATACCTTTACAAAAACAACGGATTGGATAAAGTTTCATGAAATTAAGCATGAAATATTACTTAAAATAGCGGAAATTATTGCTGAACACAGTGCTGAGATTGCATTTCCAACATCAACATTGCATGTGAATATGAGTGAGCCACAGTTGTCAGGGATTGAACAATCGAACTAG
- the nagZ gene encoding beta-N-acetylhexosaminidase, giving the protein MSAPGPIMLDLKAYNLDSEEREMLSHPACGGVILFSRNIEQPQQVSELIKDIRRVNEQLLIAVDQEGGRVQRLREGYTKLPALRQLELNSPNDQVLMQRTHAHATVMALETLCTGFDISFAPVLDVASETSRVIGDRAFHEDPQKITAIAQCYVRALKECGMAATGKHFPGHGTVDADSHLELPVDNRRFEEIAEHDLVPFARLASQLMGIMPAHIIYPNVDELPAGFSRYWVEEVLRKQLGFNGAVFSDDLSMKGAEVVGDYQARVDAALEAGCDMALVCNQPQEAGRLLEHLEGYRSKISEQRVAAMHSKVARTSSISDYKTDRRWLEAQDVLRPLFDD; this is encoded by the coding sequence ATGTCGGCTCCCGGCCCAATAATGCTGGATCTAAAAGCGTACAACCTAGACTCTGAAGAAAGAGAAATGTTATCTCATCCTGCCTGTGGGGGGGTTATTCTGTTCAGCAGAAACATTGAACAGCCGCAGCAAGTCTCGGAACTCATCAAAGATATACGCCGAGTGAATGAGCAGCTTTTGATTGCAGTCGATCAAGAGGGTGGTCGGGTACAAAGGTTGCGCGAAGGTTATACCAAGTTACCAGCGCTGCGCCAATTAGAACTTAACAGCCCGAACGATCAGGTATTGATGCAAAGAACTCACGCTCATGCCACCGTCATGGCCCTTGAAACCCTGTGCACCGGCTTTGATATTAGCTTTGCGCCGGTTTTGGACGTAGCCAGCGAGACTAGCCGAGTAATTGGTGACCGAGCATTTCATGAAGACCCACAGAAAATTACGGCCATAGCTCAGTGCTACGTTCGTGCGTTAAAAGAATGTGGTATGGCAGCGACTGGTAAGCATTTTCCTGGACATGGTACTGTGGATGCTGATTCACACTTGGAGCTACCGGTCGATAATCGTCGTTTTGAAGAAATCGCCGAGCACGATTTAGTTCCCTTTGCACGACTAGCTTCTCAGCTAATGGGCATTATGCCAGCGCATATTATTTATCCAAATGTTGATGAATTACCTGCTGGGTTTAGTCGCTACTGGGTAGAGGAAGTACTTCGCAAACAGCTGGGTTTCAATGGGGCTGTATTTAGCGATGATTTAAGTATGAAAGGTGCTGAAGTTGTGGGTGACTATCAAGCAAGAGTTGACGCTGCGCTAGAAGCAGGGTGTGATATGGCTTTGGTTTGTAACCAACCGCAAGAAGCTGGGCGCTTACTCGAACATCTAGAAGGGTATCGATCGAAGATTAGCGAGCAACGAGTCGCTGCCATGCACTCTAAAGTCGCTCGAACGTCATCTATTAGCGATTATAAAACCGACCGACGTTGGCTTGAGGCGCAAGATGTTTTACGGCCTTTATTTGACGATTAA
- a CDS encoding M2 family metallopeptidase, translating to MNKNNIDKLKRPTTWSPVKTTLIATAVSASLLACQPEQKAVEPVTQAKTQLTAKDAEQFVNDAEKRIGDIYEYAAKAAWIAQTYINVDSQYIESKANEEFKLLGIELANEAAKFNGLDLPYDVARKLDLLRLGLTLPAPANQPEKAAELASIESKLTGMYGAGKTADGEQYNLGELSKTLAKSDNPDELLQAWIDWRKVSPQMKPLYQRLVSIANEGAQDLGFQDLGAMWRSKYDMDPDAFAQEMDRVWTQVKPLYEALHCHVRAKLNEKYGDDVVAQQGPIPAHLLGNMWAQQWGNIYPMVAPEGGAGIDVTERLEAKEYDAISMTKQAEGFFTSLGFAELPETFWTRSQFLKPQDRDVVCHASAWDITTEDYRIKMCINVNEEDFNTIHHELGHNFYQRAYNLTQPVLYRGSANDGFHEAIGDTIALSITPKYLKEIELISEEPDASGDLPFLMRMAMDKVAFLPFGLMVDQWRWKVFSGELTPDNYNQGWWQLREQYQGVKSPIARSEQDFDPGAKYHIPGNTPYSRYFLAHILQFQFHRELCKISGHEGPLHRCSIYNNKEAGAKLKAMLELGQSRPWQEALQTMTGSDQMDATAVIDYFAPLKEWLDEQNKGRQCGW from the coding sequence ATGAATAAAAACAACATCGATAAACTCAAACGACCAACGACTTGGTCGCCAGTGAAAACCACATTAATCGCTACCGCAGTTTCGGCTTCATTACTCGCTTGTCAGCCTGAGCAAAAAGCGGTAGAGCCGGTCACTCAAGCTAAAACCCAATTAACAGCAAAAGACGCTGAACAGTTCGTCAACGATGCCGAAAAGCGCATTGGCGATATTTATGAATACGCAGCAAAAGCCGCGTGGATTGCTCAAACCTACATCAATGTCGATAGTCAATACATTGAGTCAAAAGCCAACGAAGAGTTCAAATTATTAGGTATTGAGTTAGCGAATGAAGCAGCCAAGTTCAATGGCCTTGATCTTCCTTACGATGTGGCTCGAAAGCTTGACTTACTAAGACTGGGCCTCACCTTACCGGCACCTGCAAACCAGCCTGAAAAAGCGGCAGAACTGGCATCCATTGAAAGTAAGTTGACTGGAATGTACGGCGCCGGCAAAACGGCCGATGGTGAACAGTATAACTTAGGTGAACTCTCTAAGACCCTCGCCAAATCAGATAATCCGGATGAGCTTTTACAAGCATGGATCGATTGGCGCAAAGTTTCTCCACAAATGAAGCCCTTATATCAACGCTTAGTCAGCATCGCGAATGAAGGAGCGCAAGACCTAGGTTTTCAAGACCTTGGCGCTATGTGGCGATCAAAATATGATATGGATCCAGACGCCTTCGCTCAAGAAATGGATCGGGTTTGGACCCAAGTTAAACCTTTATATGAAGCACTCCACTGCCACGTTCGTGCAAAACTAAATGAAAAGTATGGCGATGACGTTGTCGCTCAACAAGGACCTATCCCAGCTCACCTACTCGGTAACATGTGGGCACAACAGTGGGGAAATATCTACCCGATGGTCGCTCCTGAAGGCGGTGCGGGCATTGATGTGACCGAACGTTTAGAAGCGAAAGAGTACGATGCTATCAGTATGACGAAACAAGCTGAAGGCTTTTTCACCTCGCTTGGCTTTGCAGAGTTACCAGAAACCTTTTGGACTCGCTCGCAGTTTTTAAAACCGCAAGATCGAGACGTTGTGTGCCATGCCAGCGCTTGGGACATCACCACCGAAGACTATCGCATCAAAATGTGCATCAATGTCAATGAAGAAGATTTCAATACCATTCATCACGAGTTAGGCCATAATTTTTATCAACGAGCTTACAACTTAACTCAACCGGTACTTTATCGTGGTAGCGCTAATGACGGTTTCCATGAAGCGATTGGCGATACCATTGCTTTATCAATCACCCCTAAATATTTGAAAGAAATTGAATTAATCAGTGAAGAGCCTGACGCTTCAGGTGATTTACCTTTTCTGATGCGCATGGCGATGGATAAAGTCGCTTTCTTACCCTTTGGCCTAATGGTCGATCAGTGGCGCTGGAAGGTGTTCAGCGGTGAACTAACGCCTGACAATTACAATCAGGGTTGGTGGCAATTGCGCGAACAGTATCAAGGCGTAAAATCGCCTATCGCACGTAGCGAGCAAGATTTTGATCCCGGTGCAAAATACCATATTCCAGGTAACACGCCCTACTCTCGCTATTTCTTAGCGCATATTTTGCAATTTCAATTCCATCGTGAACTGTGCAAAATCTCTGGCCACGAGGGTCCTCTTCACCGTTGCTCAATTTACAACAATAAAGAGGCCGGTGCTAAATTGAAAGCCATGTTAGAACTTGGCCAAAGTCGACCTTGGCAAGAAGCTCTACAAACCATGACTGGCTCCGATCAAATGGACGCAACAGCGGTCATTGACTACTTTGCACCTTTAAAAGAGTGGTTAGACGAGCAAAACAAAGGACGCCAATGTGGTTGGTAG